In Rhinoraja longicauda isolate Sanriku21f chromosome 13, sRhiLon1.1, whole genome shotgun sequence, one genomic interval encodes:
- the LOC144599427 gene encoding GPI alpha-1,2-mannosyltransferase 4-like: MARKLVWMVLGVVRVLWCLAPQTGYIHPDEFFQSPEIMAGDILNLKTFRTWEFNTSYPSRSVLFPLVTAGFSFTALKALHNSGLFGNIINSYTLLVFPRFTLTSLSFILDYSVYHLAHIWKVDPWNALMLLSGSHVMLVFCTRTFSNLIEADLFALLLLLVAVDTKQANVGPHTGKKNRRNKHLIGIVLASGFFNRPTFIGYAVVPMLLWLSHDQKGTFQFSLKRIVINCVSVLISAIATSFLFIVTDALYFGSLLSKGDWLLKDGNTVYKYIVDISQHLVLTPVNLILYNLDQKSLVAHGSHPWFTHLTLNSFLLFGCLHLFVVVSGTKMMVSKFACKANSRTTCKNHLENKLSSQFSSISHFDMYLFLVYLIPILFLSLFSHQESRYIVPLIVPLVILSAPKCDIFQWKIIIVLFNILGSVLFGCLHQGGLIPSLSYLEKILHSKNQMVQQNEYDLIFYHTYMPPRYLLNVKSNQEFIRIIDLGGSDVHVLNSTVNGLLDNSYSKHIGKNQKKNIYIIAPGTVQNAIDSCGINWKTVQSFFPHLTLEDPPDLSSLLLKNEWNQLSLYIFEVIIKSKNSEM; this comes from the exons ATGGCGCGCAAATTGGTGTGGATGGTTCTTGGAGTTGTCCGGGTACTGTGGTGCTTGGCACCGCAAACAGGCTACATACATCCTGATGAATTTTTTCAATCTCCAGAGATCATGGCAG gTGATATTTTGAACCTCAAAACATTCCGTACTTGGGAATTTAATACCAGTTACCCCAGCAGATCAGTCCTATTCCCACTGGTCACAGCAGGCTTTTCATTTACAGCACTTAAAGCCTTACACAATTCTGGCCTTTTTGGCAACATCATAAACAGTTATACATTATTAGTTTTCCCCAGATTCACCCTGACAAGCTTGTCCTTTATATTGGACTACTCTGTATACCATTTAGCCCATATCTGGAAAGTAGATCCATGGAATGCTTTAATGCTGCTAAGTGGGTCACATGTCATGCTGGTTTTTTGCACAAGAACATTTTCAAATCTTATAGAAGCAGATTTATTTGCATTGCTGCTGTTGTTGGTAGCTGTGGATACAAAGCAAGCAAATGTGGGCCCACATACTGGAAAAAAGAACAGAAGAAACAAGCATCTTATTGGAATTGTTTTAGCTTCTGGATTTTTTAACAGGCCCACGTTCATTGGTTATGCTGTAGTGCCAATGCTCCTGTGGCTTTCTCATGATCAGAAAGgcacatttcagttcagtttaaaacGAATCGTGATAAACTGTGTTAGCGTTTTGATTTCTGCAATTGCAACCAGTTTTCTTTTCATTGTGACGGATGCACTGTATTTTGGTTCATTGTTGTCCAAAGGGGACTGGCTTTTGAAAGACGGAAATACTGTGTACAAATATATTGTCGACATAAGTCAACATTTAGTTTTAACCCCTGTCAATCTTATTTTGTATAACTTAGATCAAAAAAGCCTTGTTGCACATGGGAGTCACCCTTGGTTTACGCATTTGACTCTGAATAGTTTTTTGCTATTTGGTTGCCTTCATTTGTTTGTTGTTGTATCTGGTACCAAAATGATGGTCAGCAAGTTTGCCTGCAAAGCCAACTCTCGTACTACTTGCAAAAAccatttggaaaataaattgtcGTCACAGTTTTCTTCTATTTCCCACTTTGATATGTATTTGTTCCTTGTCTATTTAATTCCCATCCTTTTTTTATCATTGTTTAGTCATCAGGAATCAAGATATATTGTCCCACTCATTGTGCCACTTGTTATTCTCAGTGCTCCAAAATGTGATATATTCCAATGGAAAATTATTATAGTCCTATTTAATATCTTGGGGTCAGTGCTTTTTGGTTGTTTGCACCAAGGTGGTCTAATTCCTTCTCTGTCCTACTTAGAGAAAATTCTGCATTCAAAGAATCAAATGGTTCAGCAAAACGAATATGATTTGATATTTTACCACACCTACATGCCTCCTAGATATCTTCTTAATGTCAAATCAAATCAAGAGTTCATCAGAATCATTGACCTGGGTGGGTCTGATGTACATGTGCTCAACAGTACAGTGAATGGTCTACTTGATAATAGCTATTCCAAACATATTGGGAAGAATCAGAAAAAGAATATCTATATCATTGCACCAGGTACTGTTCAAAATGCTATTGATAGCTGTGGAATTAATTGGAAAACTGTTCAGTCCTTCTTTCCCCATTTAACTCTGGAAGATCCTCCTGACCTTTCTTCCCTTCTATTGAAGAATGAATGGAATCAGCTGAGTCTTTATATTTTTGAGGTGATTATAAAGTCAAAGAACTCAGAAATGTAG